GTCTGGTAGCCAATGTCGGCCTGGGTGTCTGGCTCATGCAGTCCATGGCCCATGTGGGACTGGCTTTGGCCGTGAGCCTGTCTTCTCTCCTGAATTTCGCCCTGCTGCACATCTTTTTGACCCGCAAGCGCGAAGCGCGCCTTTTGCCTGCCGGTTCAGCCGTGAAAACCGCTGTCCTGTCCATACTCATCGGGTGGGGAGCCTACATGACCGGGGGATGGACTCCGTGGTGCCTTCTGCTCATCCCGGTCTGGGTTGTGGTGTATATCGGAATGGCTTTTGTCCTGCGTCTGAATGAGGCTCGCCTTTTTGCGGATATGATCAAGGCGCGGGTCCGGCGTAGCAAGTTGCCGAAGGGAATGTAATGGCTGGCATCGACACTGAAACCATACTCAAACGCCGCGAATTTTTCCCTCGAGGACTCGTACAGCCTGAAGGGGGATACCGCTTCTCGCTGGACTCACTGCTTCTCAGTAGCTTTGTCCACGCCGGACGACGGCACAAAGGTGTCGACCTTGGCTGTGGTTGCGGAGTTATCGGCATAGGGCTGGTCCTTCGTCAGCCTGGGATTTCCATTATAGGTGTTGATCTAAATGTAGACAGCGTAAGGGCTGCTGAAGAGAACAGAACCAACCTCCACCTTATCGATAAGTTGACGTTTGAACAGGGGGACGTCGCAGAGTGGCGACCGAAATCCGTGGTGGATTTCGTGGTATCCAATCCTCCATATCGTGAGCTTGGTAAGGGTAGATCAAGCCAAGGGGCCGGTCGTGAGGCCGCTCGGTTTGAAGCGCGTGGAACGTTCGCCGCTTTTGCCCGGTGTGCAGCCCTTGCCCTCAAGACGCGGGGGAAATTTTCCTTTGTCCATTTGCCAGAGCGTTTGCCAGAACTCATGGTTGATCTGGCCGAGGTCAGTCTGGTTCCCAAGCGTATGCGACTTGTTCATGGTCGTGCAGGTGAGAATGCCAAGATAGTACTTATGGAAACCATGATGGCTGGTGGACGTGGGCTTATGGTGGAGCCTCCATTGATATTACATGAAGGAAAAGGGCGAGAGACGCGTTTTACGCGGGAAGCCGTGACATTCTGTCCATATCTCGCCTGTAACATGAAGGACAGACACGATGGCTGACAGTATCGAAAAACGGGTGAATGCGCTGTTTTCCGGCGATCAGTTTCTCTGCGCGGAAACCGTAGTGAAAATGCTTGCCGAAGCCGGCGGCAGGGACTCGAAAGACATCGTGCCTATGGCGACGGGGCTTTGCAGCGGCATGAGCCGTACCTGTGGGCCGTGTGGGGCTGTGACCGGCGCGGTCATGGGATTCGGCCTGTATGCCGGGCGGCAGGAGCCCGGTGCAGATCTGGATCCTGTTTATGCCATGATTCAGGAATTCAGAGATGTATTTAGTGAGAAATTCAAGAGTATCAATTGTTTTGACTTGATCGGATGTGATTTTTCCACACAGGAAGGACAGGATCGTTACAAGCGTCTGGGACTGCGATCCACGTGTGTCGAACTGGTCCTTTTCGCCGTTATAACCAGCCTTTCCATCCTGAGGGAACACGGCTATCTTGAACCGTTAGAAGATTTGATGGCATCACGACTGGGACCATGCGGCTTGATGTGCGGTAAATGCGTGGCGTATGCCGGTGGGCCTGTCCATGAATTGAGTAGAGCATTGAAAGAGCAGCTCGGTGATAATTTTGGCGAATATGCCAGACGGTTTGAGGTCGTCGATCCGGTTTTTGCACAGTACCAACCGTTTTCCGAGTTGCTGGAATGTTTCGCTTCCGGTCCATGTTCCGGGTGTCGGGAGTCAGGGTGTCTGTTCAAAGCGTGTGCTGTCCCTGCATGTGCGCGAAAGCACGGCGTCTCATATTGTTATGAGTGTGAGAAGTTCCCGTGTGAAGAGCATGGAATGCCGGAGCGACTGGCGCAGATATGGCGAACAAACAACGAGCGGATACGAGAGAACGGCGTGGAAGAGTATTTCAATAGCATAAAAGATAAGCCAAGATATCCATAGAGAATGATTAAAAAAATCATAATCAATAACTTTATGGCTCATGAGCACACCGAGTTGGAACTTGGCAGTGGCCTGACCATTCTGACCGGCGGTAACAACACTGGAAAATCCGCTGTGGTGGAGGCGTTGCGCTGTCTGGCGACCAACCCCGTGCCGAGTCACAATATCCGCCATGGCGCCAAAGAAGCCCGTGTCTGTGTAGAGTTGGACGATGGTACCAGAGTCGTCTGGGTTCGCAAGAAACGGTCCTCAGGGTATGAGTTGTGGAAACCCGGTGCCGAAGAACCTGAAGAGTATTGGAAGTTCGGAAGAACGCCGCCTGACGATATCCGCGCCGCACTAAGGCTGGATCTGGTGGAGCTTGAATCCGGTGACCCCGTCGATATTCATGTGGGCAATCAGCGGGAACCCGTATTCCTGCTCAACAAGCCTGCGAGTAATGCCGCTGCTTTTTTCGCCGCATCCACGGAAAGCGCCCATCTTTTAGCCATGCAGAATCTTCTCAAGCGGCAAACCACGGATGCCAAACGACAGGCGCGTGATCTGGAAGGGCAAGTCGAGCGTATCGAAGGCGTCATTGACCGCTTGGCCCCCCTGCCGGACATTGAATTGCAGGTTTCGGCGGCTCGTGAACTGGAAAAAAGCGCAATCGTTTTTGAAAAAACCATTCCGGCGCTGGAGTCTGTGCTTGAAAAGCATCAGGGGCTGGTTGCAACACTCCATGAAAAAAGTGAATGTCGTGCAGCACTCGATGTGATTGTTGAACCGCCGAAAATCAACGATGTCAAACCATTGAGTGACATGATTCAATCCATGGAGACCGTTGAAAAACGGTTGTCCAAAGCCGTTAACGGCATAAATGCGCTGAAGGGGTTGGGACAACCGGATGTTCTTGAAGACACGGGAAAACTCGCAACTCTGGTGAGAAGTCTTGATTCAGTGCAAAACACCTTGTGGAAGACTGAAGTTCAGACAGCGTGTTTTGCGAAGATTGAACCACTTCCCCTTCTCAAAAAAACGAGCGATTTATCTGCATTCATTGATGAATTACTCTCAGTACAATATCGTTATTCCCGTGTTACTCGTTGGGACAACGTATTGCAGAAGATTGTGGAGCCGCCGCCCGTAGAGTCGACGGATGCGCTGAACGATACCCTGTCTGCCATGCATAACCTGACATCGAGAATGACTTCTGCCACTGAAGGGATGTCTGACTTGCAGAACAGGTTGAAGGAGCTTGAAGAAACAGTGGAAGAGCGCATTAATGAGCTGGGATGCTGCCCTACCTGTGGCGGTAAGATGACAACCGCAACATTCATTGATCAAGGGTGCCGACATGACAGTTGAGCACATCCATGGTGCGGGGCTGTTCTTCGTCGCAGATCCCCATTTGGCGGACCATCCTCCGGGTCAGCGCCTTGATGGTTATCTCGATCAGATCATGAACAAGCTTGAAGCCTGTCTGGATCGGGCGGAAGTCCTTGGCATGGTTCCGGTCATTCTGGGCGACCTGTTTCACTGGCCTCGTGACAACTCCAACAAGATGCTTGTGGAACTGATTCGCATTTTCGGGGCAAGGACAGGTGAATCGGCGGTCTGGGTACTTGTCGGGAACCATGATAAATATCAGTCCCGGTTCACGGAAGATGTGACTCTTGCCGTTTTGGAGGCAGCCGGAGTGGTCAGGCTTATGAAGGAAAGCGGCCCGCAGTTCATATTGGAGACCGGCAAGGAACATGTTTTGGTTGGTGCCAGTCCGGACGGAACGCCACTTCCAAAGAACTACGACCATAAGCCTGACGACCCGGATACGGTCATCTGGCTTACACATCACAATATCCAGTTCCCCGAGTTCATCGACAGAGCCTATACTATCAAGGAACTTCCCGGGATAGACTGGTTGGTGAACGGACATATCCATCGACCGCAGACCACCATTACCAAGGGTCAGACGACTTGGGCCAACCCCGGCAATATTACCCGGTTGACCTTTACCCGTCGTTCCATGGAGCGGGACCCTGCTGCTGCAATCTGGACGCCTGGCTGCGAAGAACTGGAAAAATGGGTCGTTCCGTTTGAGCCGTTTGACGTGGTCTTTCCAGATCAGGAACTGCCTGCCGAAGAGCATGAAGTCGAAGGTGAATCCAAGTTTATCAGTGGGCTGGAGAGGCTCGCGTGGCAGCGAACCCATGAGGGGATCGGGCTGAAGCAATTTCTTGAAGAAAACCTGAGTACACAGACCCCGGAGGGTAAGCTCATCTGGGAACTTTACGAGGAGGTCATACACAGTGATTAACAACCTCAACCAAACAGGGACAAACAGAGATTCCACAGTGGAGCAGGAGCTCAACGAACTGCGGCATCACTATGAGCAACTGCGTGACCGGAAGGTGCGCACCGAACAGGACGTGGCCAACCTGACGGCCCAACTGGAGACGTTGAAGCAGCAGGCCATGGCTGAGTACGGCACCAGCGACATCAAGGAACTCCAAACGCTGTTGGAAGAAAAACGCCTGCAAAACGAAGAAGTTGTCGCGAAGTACCGTCAGCATATCCAACAAATACATGCTGATCTTGCGAGTGTGGAAAATGCAGTGGAGGGCGGCAGGTAGTGCCCTTTGAACAGGCCATGAACGAATTGCGAACCGCAGAACGCCGTCTGGACAGGTTGTCGGCCTTGGCTGAAACCCTGCATGGCGAGCACGGTCGTGTGCGTGAATCACTTGGTGGGGTGCGCGATTTCCTGACGCTCGCCCCCAAGGCTCGTGACACTTTGGAAGAGCTGTCCACGGCGTTGTTCGGCAAAATTCTTGACGAGGTGGAGGCCAACCTGACCCATGCCATTCGTGAGATTTTGGGGCAGGACCGTGTCGTGACCACCGTGCGTGAAGTCAAAAACAATCGATTGCAGATTCAATTCCAGATTCGCAACCAGGGCAAGGAAGATGAAGTTGAGGATATCATGACCGGGCAGGGCGGGTCGGTCTGCAATATTTTGTCTGTGGGATTGCGGTTGATTGCTCTGTCGCAGTTGCCAGAAGAACAGCATCGTCCCTTCCTCGTCCTCGACGAGCAGGACTGTTGGCTCAAACCCGCGCTTATTCCGAAATTCATGAAGCTTATCGGAGAAATAGCGGATCGCCTCAAACTGCAACTGCTGGTTATTTCCCATCATCCACTGGATCTGTTCGCAGGATCTGCCCAGCGGATTTTCGAACTTGTTCCCGACCGCGAGCACGGAGCCATCGTCAAGCAGGTCAAATAGACGTATTTTAAGCGTCGCCGCACTGGACAACAGGTGTTGAGTGCTTATGTAATAGTAGGCGGAAGGACCCGGACCAAAGGGTCCATGACATAGATAAATTACCGCAACGGGGGGTAGCGTCCGTTAAACCACTCCATACCATAAATCAGCGAAACGAGTCGCGGCAACGCAAAACATAAGTGTGCGCATGAAGCCCCTGAGGGGGATGGCCTGAATAGGCAAAGCGCACTTTTTTTGTGTCAAGTGTCCAGATAAGCGTATTGCCATTAGAGTCGGTAGTAATCGTTATTAATTGTAGCGTGTAACGCAACTCCTATGGTATTCGTGTTCACATGATGAATACGATACTCCGCCTTTCCATTGGTGTTTTGCTTGTTCTGTGTGTCGCGGCCTGTGGGTCGGATCAGACACCTTCCGCCAAACGCGGACCCGCGAATGAACTAGCATCCGTTGTACTTGCCGAACGCGTTTTCCTGCCCCGTCTGCATGAGGCTGTCGGTACGGTCAAGGCCAAGACAGATACTCGCGTGGAAGCGCAGGTGACCGGGCGTGTACTCAAGGTTTTGGTTCGTCCCGGGGACAAGGTCACAGCCGGCGATGATCTGGTTGTGCTGGACAGTCGCGCTTCGCAAACCCGTCTGGAACGCTCTCGTCAGGCCGAATCCTCTGTTTCCAGCATGGTCAGCCAGGCTCGCGATGCTCTGGATGCTGCCAAGGCCGCATTCTCCAAGGCTGAGTCGACATATCGTCGCATGAGCACTCTGCATGAGCAGAAGGTGGTCACGGCTGAGGAAGTGGAAAAAGCCGAGTCCGCCTATCTTCAGGCCAAGGCCGGTCTTGGGCAGGCGGAACAGGGTGTCGCTGCCGCTCAGGCGCGTGCTCGTGAAGCGGGCAAGGTAGTGCAGGAGGCGGAGCTCGTTCTTGGATATACCACCATCAAGGCGCAGGAATCGGGCGAGGTTGCCAAGCGATTGGTTGAACCCGGTGATCTGGCGTTCCCCGGCAAAGCGTTGTTAAGCTTGCAGACCGGTGGCTCACTGCAATTGGAGGCCATGGTGCGCGAGTCGCTCATCGGTCAGGTTCGACTGGGTGATTCTCTGTCTGTGATCGTGTCGGCTCTGACTGAAACCGAGCCGCTTGTCGGCGAAGTGGATGAAATGGCTCCTCTGGCCGACCCTGTGACCCGCTCTTTTCTGGTCAAGGTTCGACTGCCCGTGGTGCCCGGTTTGTATCCCGGCATGTTCGGTCGCCTGATGGTGCCGCTTGGCGAAGAAGAGGTTGTGCTTGTGCCCGAAGCTGCAGTCGTTCGCGTGGGCCAGCTTGAAACCGTCATGGTCAAGACCGAGGCCGGCTGGCAGTCGGTGTATGTACGTACGGGTGAACTCCATGGCCAACGGATAGAAGTCGTGTCTGGTTTGTCAGGCGGTGAAACGGTTGGTCTTGCGGTTGCCGGAGGCCAATGATGAGTATGGAGACTCCTCCGGTTAAGGGCGTTCTGCCGTCAATAGTCCGATATTTTCTGACATCACAGATGTCCATAATTGTGGCCCTAGCTGCGATTCTGCTTGGTATAGCCGCCATTCTTGTCACTCCTCGTGAAGAGGAACCGCAGATTGTGGTTCCCATGGCTGATGTCATGGTGCAGGTACCGGGAGCCAGTGCCGAGGAGGTGGAGAAGCTCGTTACCACTCCGCTTGAACGGCTGCTTTGGCAGATCGACGGGGTGGAGTACGTCTACTCGACGTCCACCAAGGACATGACCGCAGTTACGGTCCGTTTCTTTGTGGGTGAAGACCGTGAGGACTCGCTCATCAAGCTGCATAATACCATTCTCAAGAATCGTGACCTGGCCCCGGATATCGTCTCCGGGTGGGTGGTTAAACCTGTCGAGATCGACGATGTGCCTATTGTGGCTCTGACTCTGCATGCGGATTTCGGGTTTGAGGCCCGGTATTCTGATTATGATTTGCGACGCATGGCTGAAGAATTGTTCCATCGACTGGCCGAGGTCGAGGATGTGTCTCGAATCTCACTGCATTCCGGGCGCAGTCGCGAAGTGCGCGTGGAGATATATCCTGACCGTCTGGCCGGATTCAATGTTTCGCCGCTGGAAGTCTACACTGCGCTCAAGGGCGCTGATCATTCCCTGTCCGCAGGGCAGTTTGTCAGGCGTGATGTCGAAACGCAGGTGGTCAGTCAGTCCTTTCTCCTTCATGCCGAAGATGTCGCGTCTCTCGTGGTGGGTGTGTTTGACAACAAACCTGTTTATTTGCGGGATGTCGCGGATGTCATTGACGGTCCGCAGGAACCGTCAGGCTATTCGCGAATAGGTTTTTCCGACGTGTATCTGGCAAAGCTGGATCAGCAGGCTGAGCGTTCGTCCCGTCCTGCCGTAACCATAGGCTTGGCCAAGAAAAAAGGCGTCAATGCCGTGGGTGTGGCGGATGCGGTCATCGCCAAGGTGCGAGAACTTGAACGGACCATTCTGCCCGAAGGTGTGACTGTCACCGTGACCAGAAACTATGGCGAAACCGCTCAGGGCAAGGTGAATGAACTGTTGTCCTCGCTCTTTTTCGCCATCATCACGGTTGTGGCTCTGCTCGCGTTTGCGCTGGGATGGCGCGAGGCGCTTGTGGTCGCCCTGGCAGTTCCCATGAGTTTTTCATTGGCCTTGTTTGTCAATTATCTCTTTGGCTACACCATCAACCGGGTGACGCTGTTTGCCTTGATTCTGTCACTGGGGCTTGTTGTGGATGATCCCATTACCAATGTGGACAATATCCAGCGGCATATTCGCATGGGAATTCGTACGCCGCTCGAAGCCACGTTGAATGCGGTGAAAGAAGTCCTGCCGCCGGTCATCATGTCAACTTTGGCGATCATCGTGTCCTTTACTCCACTTTTCTTCATCACGGGCATGATGGGACCGTATATGGCTCCGATGGCAGCCAATGTGCCATTGACCGTGACCTTTTCAACGGTTGCCGCCCTGACCGTGGTGCCGTGGATGGCTTATCTGTTGCTCAGGAACCGTGTCCCCGACAAAGCCAAGGGCGGAGAGAACCCGGAACAGGGCGTGAATGCGCGGCTGCTGACGGTCTATGCAAAAGCCATTGTTCCATTCCTTGAATCAGCGCGAAATCGTCGTTTGCTGCTGGGTGGAATCCTCGTTGGGCTTGGACTGTGTGCAGGTTTGGTGCTGATGCGGTTGGTGCCGCTCAAGATGCTGCCGTTTGATAACAAGAACGAGTTTCAGTTGCTCGTGGATATGCCCGA
The genomic region above belongs to uncultured Pseudodesulfovibrio sp. and contains:
- a CDS encoding metallophosphoesterase translates to MTVEHIHGAGLFFVADPHLADHPPGQRLDGYLDQIMNKLEACLDRAEVLGMVPVILGDLFHWPRDNSNKMLVELIRIFGARTGESAVWVLVGNHDKYQSRFTEDVTLAVLEAAGVVRLMKESGPQFILETGKEHVLVGASPDGTPLPKNYDHKPDDPDTVIWLTHHNIQFPEFIDRAYTIKELPGIDWLVNGHIHRPQTTITKGQTTWANPGNITRLTFTRRSMERDPAAAIWTPGCEELEKWVVPFEPFDVVFPDQELPAEEHEVEGESKFISGLERLAWQRTHEGIGLKQFLEENLSTQTPEGKLIWELYEEVIHSD
- a CDS encoding efflux RND transporter periplasmic adaptor subunit, producing MMNTILRLSIGVLLVLCVAACGSDQTPSAKRGPANELASVVLAERVFLPRLHEAVGTVKAKTDTRVEAQVTGRVLKVLVRPGDKVTAGDDLVVLDSRASQTRLERSRQAESSVSSMVSQARDALDAAKAAFSKAESTYRRMSTLHEQKVVTAEEVEKAESAYLQAKAGLGQAEQGVAAAQARAREAGKVVQEAELVLGYTTIKAQESGEVAKRLVEPGDLAFPGKALLSLQTGGSLQLEAMVRESLIGQVRLGDSLSVIVSALTETEPLVGEVDEMAPLADPVTRSFLVKVRLPVVPGLYPGMFGRLMVPLGEEEVVLVPEAAVVRVGQLETVMVKTEAGWQSVYVRTGELHGQRIEVVSGLSGGETVGLAVAGGQ
- a CDS encoding methyltransferase; this translates as MAGIDTETILKRREFFPRGLVQPEGGYRFSLDSLLLSSFVHAGRRHKGVDLGCGCGVIGIGLVLRQPGISIIGVDLNVDSVRAAEENRTNLHLIDKLTFEQGDVAEWRPKSVVDFVVSNPPYRELGKGRSSQGAGREAARFEARGTFAAFARCAALALKTRGKFSFVHLPERLPELMVDLAEVSLVPKRMRLVHGRAGENAKIVLMETMMAGGRGLMVEPPLILHEGKGRETRFTREAVTFCPYLACNMKDRHDG
- a CDS encoding C-GCAxxG-C-C family (seleno)protein encodes the protein MADSIEKRVNALFSGDQFLCAETVVKMLAEAGGRDSKDIVPMATGLCSGMSRTCGPCGAVTGAVMGFGLYAGRQEPGADLDPVYAMIQEFRDVFSEKFKSINCFDLIGCDFSTQEGQDRYKRLGLRSTCVELVLFAVITSLSILREHGYLEPLEDLMASRLGPCGLMCGKCVAYAGGPVHELSRALKEQLGDNFGEYARRFEVVDPVFAQYQPFSELLECFASGPCSGCRESGCLFKACAVPACARKHGVSYCYECEKFPCEEHGMPERLAQIWRTNNERIRENGVEEYFNSIKDKPRYP
- a CDS encoding AAA family ATPase, with the translated sequence MAHEHTELELGSGLTILTGGNNTGKSAVVEALRCLATNPVPSHNIRHGAKEARVCVELDDGTRVVWVRKKRSSGYELWKPGAEEPEEYWKFGRTPPDDIRAALRLDLVELESGDPVDIHVGNQREPVFLLNKPASNAAAFFAASTESAHLLAMQNLLKRQTTDAKRQARDLEGQVERIEGVIDRLAPLPDIELQVSAARELEKSAIVFEKTIPALESVLEKHQGLVATLHEKSECRAALDVIVEPPKINDVKPLSDMIQSMETVEKRLSKAVNGINALKGLGQPDVLEDTGKLATLVRSLDSVQNTLWKTEVQTACFAKIEPLPLLKKTSDLSAFIDELLSVQYRYSRVTRWDNVLQKIVEPPPVESTDALNDTLSAMHNLTSRMTSATEGMSDLQNRLKELEETVEERINELGCCPTCGGKMTTATFIDQGCRHDS
- a CDS encoding efflux RND transporter permease subunit, coding for MSMETPPVKGVLPSIVRYFLTSQMSIIVALAAILLGIAAILVTPREEEPQIVVPMADVMVQVPGASAEEVEKLVTTPLERLLWQIDGVEYVYSTSTKDMTAVTVRFFVGEDREDSLIKLHNTILKNRDLAPDIVSGWVVKPVEIDDVPIVALTLHADFGFEARYSDYDLRRMAEELFHRLAEVEDVSRISLHSGRSREVRVEIYPDRLAGFNVSPLEVYTALKGADHSLSAGQFVRRDVETQVVSQSFLLHAEDVASLVVGVFDNKPVYLRDVADVIDGPQEPSGYSRIGFSDVYLAKLDQQAERSSRPAVTIGLAKKKGVNAVGVADAVIAKVRELERTILPEGVTVTVTRNYGETAQGKVNELLSSLFFAIITVVALLAFALGWREALVVALAVPMSFSLALFVNYLFGYTINRVTLFALILSLGLVVDDPITNVDNIQRHIRMGIRTPLEATLNAVKEVLPPVIMSTLAIIVSFTPLFFITGMMGPYMAPMAANVPLTVTFSTVAALTVVPWMAYLLLRNRVPDKAKGGENPEQGVNARLLTVYAKAIVPFLESARNRRLLLGGILVGLGLCAGLVLMRLVPLKMLPFDNKNEFQLLVDMPEGTTLERSDRTVRELEAYLRSVPEVVSFVTYTGSPSPMDFNGMVRHYYWREQSNLADIRVNLADKSERDMQSHGIGLRLRNDLNEIAVRHGAKLKLIETPPGPPVISTLTAEIYGRPELDYSVLIDGAKHVESLMAAQTGLVDLDNSSETGQMMVDFVLDKEKAALHGVTAADVVDTLRLALSGATPASVHMDRERQPLPVRMALPVGLRTGPDTLGELRMKSASGAMVPLAELGRFREVPSEQPIYHKNLKRLAYVFGDTAGIPPGEAVLDLQAQLKENPMPPGTRAEWAGEGEWKITLDVFRDLGLANVAALLGIFILLVAETGSFVMPLLIMSAIPLTLLGILPGFWLLNIIAGGEIGGFGDPVFFTATSMIGMIALGGIVIRNSLVLIEFIQTEVKNGKPLKEAIILSGAVRMRPIVLTALTTALGAWPITLDPIFSGLAWALIFGLVASTLFTLVVVPSGYYALYGGKE